CGCGCTGAGGCAAGGCTATAGTTCCTTCGCTATCCATTGCAGAAACTGGCGCATCGGAGATTTCCCCCCTTGATCCAACGTCGTACAAATATCGGCTGAATCGGGAAAAATGTCAACTAGCGAATAGCGGTTCGGTGTTTGCCTCGATGACGGTCGAGTCCGTGAGGCATTCCGTCAACACGCTTCCCTCGCAGGGTTCTTCCGTTAAGGTATTGATTATCCTTCCATTCTTCGTTATCATCTTGATAGTCGCCCGCCGGGTTCGATAATGAAGGCGGAGGATCTTTCGTGTGAAAGCCTTCGGATTCGCTTGAGCGATGAGGAAGGTTTTTTTGTTTGTTCATTGATGTTCTTAAAAGGAAGGAATACGGCAATGAAAGGGAACGAAAAATTAATCGGCATTCTCAACGATTTGCTGGCAGACGAGTTGACCGCTATCAGCCAGTATATGCTTCATTCGGAAATGTGTGACAACTGGGGGTTCGAAAAACTTCACAAAGAGATCGAGCACCAGGCGAAAGAAGAAATGCAGCACGCCGAATGGCTCATCGGTCGTCTCTTGTTCCTGGAGGGGATGCCCACGCTGTCGAAGCTTCATCAGATCCGCGTCGGTAAGAATGTCCCGGAGATCATCGGCAACGATGAAGAGGCGGAACTGGGAGCGATTCGCGCGTACAATGCAGCGATCAATGCCGCCGGTGAGGCAGGCGATGGATCGACGGCCGATCTTCTCACAACCATCCTCAAGATGGAAGAAGCGCACTATGACTGGGGCCGAAAACAGAGAGGGCAGATCGAGCAGCTCGGCCTGCCAAACTACTTAACGAATCAAGCGTAAGCAGATGCCGCTTGTGCATCCCCCTTCCGGCAATTATGTCCCATTACCCTGAGTTCCCACCGAAGGGCTGAAGTAGGATCCACGACAATGCATTTCCGTTACGGCAGAATCTGCCTTCTAAAAGACCGGCGGGTTTCAGGGCAGTATGATCGTGGATTCTCAGGAACGAACGCCCTGGCCAACCAGCGGATACCTCGCTTGACACACGACACGGTGAAGCGACCGTGCTGTTCCACACATTTGAATTTCTTTCGAAAGGTCCAAAACTATCATGCATGGTAAAATTCCTTTCCTTGTTGTCATTTTATTCTTCGCCAGCTTCGTCTCGGTCGCCGGCAATGCTTCGCCCCTTACCTTCACCGCAGTTTCGAGCAGCGTGTTCATAGCGACATTGGACCACTCTTTCCATCTGAATTATGGCTGCAAGTATCCGATCACATTTCAGATGACAATTCCGGCCGGCGCTGAAAAGTTGCAGGCGAGGCGAAAATATTCGGGCGGCGATGACTGGACAACTCTCGCAGAAAAAACCTCGCGGGATACATTTAATGCCGTCGAAGCGGTCCGCTTCGATTACGGCAATACTATTGCTTACGTCTCGGCCGCTTTTTCGGAGCTGAGCGATTCCTTGCTTATTCAAATCGCCGATTCGCTCTCGAACCCGGTGGTTTTCCATTTTGATGGGATCAGCAAGTACTACGACAACAGAAACGCGGTGGTCACCGTGAGCGCAGACGATTGGTCCGATTGGGTTGTAGAGGATGGGCGATTTCCTACACTCATAGACATTTTCCGCTCGTACAATCTCTACGTCACTGTCGGCGTCATTACTTCGGGCGATTATACCACGCGCAACACGTGGGGGATTCTGCAGCAGCAATTGGATTCCGGATTTGTCGAAGCTGCGTCTCACAGCAGGACTCATCCAGCGACGCCGTATTCCGACCCTGTGGGTGAGGTCGTCGGCTCCTCCCAGGACATTAAAAATGCTCTTCAATTGCCTCCGCTTTTTGCTCTGAAGACGACCCCGTACGTTTACACATGGATTGCTCCGTACGGTGATTATGACTCAACGGTCGATTCGTTGAGCGGGGTCGCCGGATATCTTGCAGAGAGACTGTATGCCAATTTGGATACGACGAATCCGCGCGAATATGTGTACGGAGATTCTGCCCTGAGCGCGTGGGATCCAAATCGTAGTCACTTTAAGCCGTTCTTTCCAACGGTAGAACTCGGCGCCCCTTCTTGGGGAGGAGGAGATACCAGCCTGCCGTCGCTCAACGGGCTGTTCGATTCTGTCGTTGCCAAGGGGGACATCTATCACTGCATGTGGCATCCGCAGGTGCTCTACAGCGACCGGGACCTGTCATACCTTCGCTCGCATCTTAGCTATATCAGCAACCGGAACAACATCTGGTATGTCAATCTCGGGCATCTTTATCTTTACAGCCTGATGCAGGAATCGACGAGCCCTGTTATAACCGCCGTCGCGAAGCCTCAGATGATCCCCCAAACGCTGCAATTGTCCCAAAATTATCCGAACCCATTCAATCCATCAACGGTCATTGAGTTTACGGTTCCGAACGGCGGCCATGCGTCGTTAAAGATCTTCAATGCACTTGGACAGGAGGTCGCAACGCTTTTTGACGGGTTCGCACCTGCGGGAATTCGTCATCAAATCACGTTCGACGCATCGCGCTTTGCAAGCGGGATGTATTTTTCCCGGCTGGAGTTTGGCGGGCAAATGCAATTTAAAAAGATGGTTCTGTTGAAATAGCATTGGATCTGATGTACACCGGATTTAGCTGCTCAAATTCGGCATTCGCAGGTCAGAGAAGAATGTCTGACCTGCGCAAGCCGATGTGCGGACGTCCTTCGGGGCCGCTCACGCTTGACGATGATAAAAGCTTCCATTACATTGGCAATCGAACCTGAGCGTGCTTTCTCGCCAGAGAGAGAATCTTTGAAGTAACAATTTCTAGAAGCTATCTTAAAAATAGTCCCCATGCACAATGTGCATGCAAATGTCATCCTGAGCGAGTCCGCTTTTCAGGACGAGTCGAAGGATCCATGGCACTGTGCCAGCGAGGAAGTTCAAAGCGGCATTGACATGGATTCTCCCGAAGGGGTGCTTTCAGGACCCACTCCGTCCCGGTATGGCGGGACTCCATTCAGAATGACAATGTTCAGGCTGGGATCCTTAAGAATGACGTTATGAGGAATTGTTGGGAGAGCTGCTAGAATCTTTTAGAACAAGGTGCGGAGCGGTACAGCTTGAGAATTTCCCATGTCCAAAAATTCTCGGATGTGGGACGGTAACACCATCACAAAGTGAGCCTATTATGAAATTTACACGGCATGTTCTTTTCATCCTTGCTGTCATTCTTTCGGTGGCAGCTGGAACTTCCCCTCTAACGAAGTGTTTTGCGAAAGGGTCCGCCGGGGCGTTCAATGTAAAAGAATTTGGAGCAACAGGGGATGGGAAAACACTCGATACTCGTGCAATTAACAATGCCATCAAAACTGCATCGGATTCCGGAGGAGGGACCGTTTATTTTCCGTCCGGAACATATCTGACGGGCACATTCGAATTATGCAGCAACGTTACGCTTCAACTGGAGGCAGGGGCGGTCATCGAAGGAAGCCGAACTCTCTCCGACTATAAGCTCAAGTCTGATTTTAATCTGAAAGGATACAGGAGCGGAGAATCAGGCGAAGGACTGCGGGCGGGACTCATTGTGGCAAACAGAGCAAGAAACATAGCGATCACAGGACGCGGTACGATCCATGGCAACGGAATTTCATTCATGGACACGACGACTCCTCACTACGGCGACGACTTTGAAAAGAAAAGTACGCGGCAAGGAGAGGATTTTTTGAGTCCGAAATTTGGAATTTCCGACGGACCGGTCAAGCCGTCGATGGCATGGAGCGACCGCCCCGGCGCGCTTATTATCCTGGCCGAATGCGAAAATGTCCTGGTGAAGGAGATCACGATCAAAGACTCCCCCAACTGGACGGTCAATATTTCACACTGCGAGGACGTGGAAGTCACGGGGATCAACATCTTGAACAATCCTCTGATTCCGAACAATGACGGAATTAACATCACGGCTAAAAATGCGCGCATTTCGGACTGCAACATTTGGACGGCGGACGATGGGATTGCCGCCAATGATTGTGAAAATCTTGTGGTCACAAATTGCATCCTCTCATCCCGTTCAGCGGCGATACGATTCACCGGGGGAAGATACTGCACCTTCCAGAACCTGATTTTCCGAGAAACCAATCGCGGGATAGGAATTTTCGGCTGGGCTGAAAACGTCTTTTTTTCGGATATTCAGATCCAAACGCAGCAGTTCACCGGCGATTGGTGGGGAAAGGCGGAACCGATTTATATCGCCGTCAATCTTAACCAAAATGCCGCCGGGGATGCGCTCATCAAGAATGTCACGTTCTCGAATATTTCGGCCGATGCGGAAAACGGCATCATGATTTTTGGGACGCCGAATAATGTCGTCAAAAATATAACGTTCGACCGGATTCAATTAAGGATACAAGGGGGGCGCCACGGCGATGCCGTCGGCGGAAATTTTGACCTTCGCGGCATGGGAGCCGGTTTGGATTCAAACATTTTCAAGCATGATATCCCGGGCTTGTACTGCCAGTATGTTGACGGCATTCATATTCACGATTTCGAGCTGGCTTGGGCGGACTCGCTCCCCGATTATTTCTCTGACGGCATTTACATCGAGCATTTCAATGATCTCTCCATCGACGGGTTTACCGGAAGGCAGGGGCAGGCATCGGGATCATGTATCGTGGCAAAGCATGGCACAACCTTGTCAATCTCCAGCAGCAAAGCGGCGAAGGGAGCACACAAATTTCTTTCCGCCGAAGATGTCAAAGACCAGCGTTCGTTCATCAATAACGATCTGATCGACGCAGCGGAGCCAGCGAACCCGGCCAATTATCAATTCAATGTCTGGTCGGGCAACTATCCCCAGCCCAAAAATCTGCGAAATGGCAGGCATCCTCAATAACGCTTTAGGCATATTGGAGGATGAATGGTTCGGACAAAGGCTAGTTCAGGAACAAGCCCGAGCGTAACGGGGCATGGGTCTGCAAAAGTAAGCTCGACATTGTTTTTCGGAACGGCCGGCGGACTCCATCGGTAACGGAGCGACGTGGATGAAGTCGGATACCGACTCGATGCGGAGAGTTTTGTTCAAACGAAGATGTTAGAGTTTTCGGAATGACCACTCCCCTCTGATCATTCGCACCAAGCCCGGAGCATCTTCTGTGCGTGCTTTTTGTTTGCGAATGAATTATTGAAGACGTAGATTTAACTTACGTCCGACGAATAACATTGTCACGGTAAGAATGACATTTTTTTGCGGAGGAGAAAGACTAAGGAGGATGGTATGAAGAAATTTTTGGTGTTCGTTTCTTTGCTGCTCATCGTGATGGCATTCGGAGCCGGCCTCCGGGCACAGACCTTTACCGTCAAGAAATACAGCATCGGCGGCGAGGGGGGAACCGATTATTTGACCGCCGAACCCGGGACTGGCAGGGTGTTCGTTTCACGGGGTTTTCATGTGATGGTTCTGGACGGAAATAAAGGAACCGTCATCGGCGACATTCCGGAAACTCCGAACACGCACGGCATTGCTCTCGTGCAGCGGTACAATCACGGTTTCATCACGAACCGCGGGGATTCGACCGTCTCCATGTTCGACCTCAAAACGCTTGCTCTGATCAAAAAGATCAAAATACCGGCCGGCGGTCAGGACGGAATTATGTACGATGATTACTCCGACCGGGTCATATTGACCAACCACAGCAATCCCGGGACGGCGACCGCGATCGACCCGAATGCCGGAGTGATCACGGGCCAGGCGCTGCTTGAAGACAATTCCCCCGAAGGAGCCGCAAGCGACGGAAAAGGAACGTTGTATATCAACAACGAACGGAAGAACACCATTCAAACCGTCGATGCGAAAACGATGACCGCGCACGGGTCGTGGTCGATCAGCCCATGCGACGGCCCGACCGGAATCGCGTACGACCGGACGTCGAACCGGATCTTTGCCGGATGCGGCAAGACATCCGCCGTCGTGGATCCGGCGACCGGCAAAATTGTGGCGACAATTCCGAACGGGGAAGGGGTCGATGCGCTGGGTTGGGATCCGGCGGAAAAGCTGATGTATATCCCGGCGGGACGCGACAGCTGCGTCACCGTTGTCCATGAAGATTCACCGGATAAATACACTGTCGTCGCGACCGTTCCTACGATGACCGGCGCAAAAACGATTTCTGTCGACACGGTGAAGCACGTCGCATATTTGTTCCAGCCGATGTACGGTCCGCCGCCAGCCAATGCGCAGCCCGACCAGTACGGCCGGCGTCCGCGCGGACCGGTGATCGGAGCATACCTCATCGTCATCAGTCATTGATCGCGTAAGATCGGGAAAAGCTCTTTCCGGAAAAGCAGTATTGAATGAAAATATTTCAATACTGCTTTTCGTCTATTATCAAGAGCCGGCAAATGAAGGCAGGTCTATGATGCATGAATCAAAGCGCATCGAAGGCATTATCGCAAATTGATGCGAAGGAGAAGAAATGGATCTGAATCTTTCCCCGAACTGTGAAAGCTAAAAGTTGTATGAAACCTCAACGCCCGTCGGTGTGAAATTAACGCTCAATGGATCCGATTCGCCTGCGTGATCCAAAGAATGCTTGAATCCTGCACCGACAGACCTCCCCAGAGCATAGCCGATCAACGCTCCTCCGACTGCGTCCGAAAACCAATGGATGTTCGTCGAAACTCCAAGCCCGACAAATGTTATTCTTGTGCCGCCCGAAGCGGAGATTATGCTTTATGGGTCGGATGAAACTCCACGACAACTCCCTGGTCGCCGCAGACGCACGATTCAAGCTGAAATGTCGGATGGTTGATGCCGAACCGATGCTCCAACTCGTGTTCCAGCTGCGAGCTGATCTTATTCCCCGTACTGATCAATTGGTCCTGAACGACGATGTGTGCGCTCAATGCCCGCATCCTGGTCGACAACCCCCAGATATGCAGATGATGAACATTCTCCACTCCCGGAAATGACTGGATGAACGCCGCGACTTCGTCGAGGTTGATCCCTCTCGGAGTCCCCTCGGTAAGAATGTGGACGGTCTCGGCGACGATCCCCCACGCGCTC
The Bacteroidota bacterium genome window above contains:
- the bfr gene encoding bacterioferritin, encoding MKGNEKLIGILNDLLADELTAISQYMLHSEMCDNWGFEKLHKEIEHQAKEEMQHAEWLIGRLLFLEGMPTLSKLHQIRVGKNVPEIIGNDEEAELGAIRAYNAAINAAGEAGDGSTADLLTTILKMEEAHYDWGRKQRGQIEQLGLPNYLTNQA
- a CDS encoding T9SS type A sorting domain-containing protein, yielding MHGKIPFLVVILFFASFVSVAGNASPLTFTAVSSSVFIATLDHSFHLNYGCKYPITFQMTIPAGAEKLQARRKYSGGDDWTTLAEKTSRDTFNAVEAVRFDYGNTIAYVSAAFSELSDSLLIQIADSLSNPVVFHFDGISKYYDNRNAVVTVSADDWSDWVVEDGRFPTLIDIFRSYNLYVTVGVITSGDYTTRNTWGILQQQLDSGFVEAASHSRTHPATPYSDPVGEVVGSSQDIKNALQLPPLFALKTTPYVYTWIAPYGDYDSTVDSLSGVAGYLAERLYANLDTTNPREYVYGDSALSAWDPNRSHFKPFFPTVELGAPSWGGGDTSLPSLNGLFDSVVAKGDIYHCMWHPQVLYSDRDLSYLRSHLSYISNRNNIWYVNLGHLYLYSLMQESTSPVITAVAKPQMIPQTLQLSQNYPNPFNPSTVIEFTVPNGGHASLKIFNALGQEVATLFDGFAPAGIRHQITFDASRFASGMYFSRLEFGGQMQFKKMVLLK
- a CDS encoding glycosyl hydrolase family 28-related protein; this translates as MKFTRHVLFILAVILSVAAGTSPLTKCFAKGSAGAFNVKEFGATGDGKTLDTRAINNAIKTASDSGGGTVYFPSGTYLTGTFELCSNVTLQLEAGAVIEGSRTLSDYKLKSDFNLKGYRSGESGEGLRAGLIVANRARNIAITGRGTIHGNGISFMDTTTPHYGDDFEKKSTRQGEDFLSPKFGISDGPVKPSMAWSDRPGALIILAECENVLVKEITIKDSPNWTVNISHCEDVEVTGINILNNPLIPNNDGINITAKNARISDCNIWTADDGIAANDCENLVVTNCILSSRSAAIRFTGGRYCTFQNLIFRETNRGIGIFGWAENVFFSDIQIQTQQFTGDWWGKAEPIYIAVNLNQNAAGDALIKNVTFSNISADAENGIMIFGTPNNVVKNITFDRIQLRIQGGRHGDAVGGNFDLRGMGAGLDSNIFKHDIPGLYCQYVDGIHIHDFELAWADSLPDYFSDGIYIEHFNDLSIDGFTGRQGQASGSCIVAKHGTTLSISSSKAAKGAHKFLSAEDVKDQRSFINNDLIDAAEPANPANYQFNVWSGNYPQPKNLRNGRHPQ